In one window of Lampris incognitus isolate fLamInc1 chromosome 3, fLamInc1.hap2, whole genome shotgun sequence DNA:
- the LOC130109127 gene encoding dual specificity tyrosine-phosphorylation-regulated kinase 4-like, which produces MNREEEKKWRKKEEKLLYEKNGRSQQKQQHSKSKQKHSELKQQHSKSKAPCPKEEKTDFKPSLGKQRKQKHRSFMGLRLPMSPGEVLEAFGHRLTEFEREEILNYSEIWYLGLHSPKINGSKSSPHNNGYDDPQTYYLQVLHDHIAYRYEVLEVLGQGTYGQVLKCWDVKEREFVAMKLLRSKKCYYQFGKREVKILEALRKKDEMNVYNIVRKKDHFHFRKHLCITFELLGETLYRKANADESLSTAEVRKYASSLLKCLSLLKKEKLMHCDLKPENIVLSSRKPHRLKVIDFGISRYEKEARAKSYIQTRPYRAPEAILGHVCSVAVDMWSLGCIIFELCTGQELFRCWDNAEHLSLMIEALGTPPQGLLASAPNKKKFFDSKGVLIHKQKSEKEMQQPRRKDLASMLRTKEPHLLDFIKRCLVWDPSKRMTPDKAMQHPWILQHKESSGSKFGLKRQVTTTDVARNSVVGMEADLLSRRKLCPARLPRLEATKKAQVQQKANRAEKAVGRPASKACSTSRCLAASNSANRAVAPPPPKPAPQAAAPPPLLLLQRLSRCLRRPQMASPPPPKPAPRKAAYEVP; this is translated from the exons ATgaacagagaagaggagaagaa GTggaggaagaaggaggagaaACTTCTCTACGAGAAGAACGGGCGGTCACAACAAAAG CAGCAGCACAGCAAGTCGAAGCAGAAGCACAGCGAGTTGAAGCAGCAGCACAGCAAGTCGAaggccccttgcccaaaagaggaGAAGACAGACTTCAAGCCAAGCTTGGGCAAACAGCGAAAGCAGAAACATCGCTCCTTTATGGGACTCAGGTTGCCCATGTCCCCTGGAG AAGTGTTGGAGGCCTTTGGTCATCGCTTGACAGAGTTCGAGCGAGAGGAGATATTGAATTACTCAGAGATCTGGTACCTCGGTCTGCATTCCCCTAAGATCAATGGTTCAAAGAGCTCCCCACACAACAACGGCTATGATGACCCCCAGACGTACTATCTGCAG GTCCTCCATGACCACATTGCCTACCGTTATGAGGTGCTGGAGGTTTTGGGTCAAGGTACCTATGGGCAGGTCCTGAAATGCTGGGACGTTAAGGAACGGGAGTTTGTGGCTATGAAGCTGCTGAGAAGCAAaaaatg CTATTATCAGTTTGGGAAGAGAGAGGTCAAGATCCTAGAAGCCCTCCGAAAGAAGGATGAAATGAACGTCTACAATATCGTCCGTAAGAAGGATCACTTCCACTTCCGGAAACATTTGTGTATCACCTTTGAACTGCTGGG AGAAACCCTGTACAGGAAGGCCAATGCCGACGAGAGCCTCAGCACAGCAGAGGTGAGGAAGTACGCCTCCTCCCTCCTGAAGTGTCTCTCGCTGCTGAAGAAAGAGAAGCTCATGCACTGTGATCTCAAACCG GAGAACATTGTTCTGTCAAGCAGAAAGCCACACAGACTCAAAGTGATTGACTTTGGCATAAGCCGCTATGAGAAAGAGGCTAGAG CCAAGTCCTACATCCAGACTCGGCCCTATCGCGCTCCGGAGGCGATCCTGGGCCATGTCTGTAGTGTTGCTGTTGACATGTGGAGTCTAGGCTGCATTATATTTGAACTCTGCACTGGACAAGAGCTTTTCCGGTGTTGGGACAATGCAGAACATCTGTCCCTCATGATAGAG GCGCTGGGTACACCACCCCAAGGTCTTCTTGCATCGGCACCAAATAAGAAGAAGTTCTTCG ACTCCAAGGGCGTGCTGATTcataaacagaagagtgaaaagGAAATGCAGCAGCCCAGAAGAAAAGATCTAGCCAGCATGTTGAGGACCAAGGAACCGCATCTCCTGGACTTCATTAAGCGCTGCTTGGT ATGGGACCCGAGCAAAAGGATGACGCCAGACAAGGCCATGCAGCATCCTTGGATCTTGCAGCATAAGGAGAGCAGTGGATCTAAGTTCGGCCTCAAAAGACAAGTCACAACAACAGATG TGGCCAGAAACTCTGTTGTTGGCATGGAAGCCGACCTGCTCAGCCGAAGGAAACTGTGCCCTGCACGTCTGCCCCGGTTGGAAGCCACCAAAAAAGCCCAAGTTCAGCAAAAGGCCAACAGGGCAGAGAAG GCTGTCGGCCGCCCTGCCTCCAAAGCCTGCTCCACGAGCCGCTGCCTGGCCGCCTCCAATTCTGCTAACCGAGCAGTTGCCccaccgcctccgaagcctgctccccaGGCAGCTGCCCCACCGCccctcctgctccttcagcggcTGTCCCGCTGCCTACGAAGACCCCAAATGGCttccccgccgcctccgaagcctgctccccgaAAGGCTGCCTACGAAGTCCCCTAG